The proteins below come from a single Malus domestica chromosome 03, GDT2T_hap1 genomic window:
- the LOC114823840 gene encoding peroxidase A2-like: MSLFSIAAAIFVLVTASILGNSNAQLSSTFYSTTCPNVTSIVRGVVEQAQQNDIRIGAKLIRVHFHDCFVNGCDGSIMLDNTDGIESEKDAPPNQSTDGYDVVDDIKTAVENVCPGVVSCSDILAIASQILVSANGGPTWEAQLGRRDSRTANRAGTSAIPSFLENVEQISQKFRDAGLDSTDLVALSGAHTFGRARCSTFVHRLYNFSGTGNPDPTIEAGYLETLRQACPQNGSGDTLNDLDQSTRDAFDNHYFTNLQNNRGLLQTDQVLFSTSGDTVAIVDRFANSQSDFFDSFGQSMINMGNIAVLTGTNGEIRTDCRRVN; the protein is encoded by the exons ATGTCTTTATTTTCAATTGCAGCAGCAATATTTGTTCTTGTTACTGCCAGTATATTGGGAAATTCCAACGCTCAACTGAGCTCAACTTTCTACAGTACCACATGCCCGAATGTGACGAGCATTGTTCGCGGTGTGGTCGAGCAAGCTCAACAGAATGACATCCGAATTGGTGCCAAACTCATCCGAGTTCATTTCCACGACTGCTTTGTCAAC GGTTGTGATGGATCGATTATGCTGGACAACACAGATGGGATAGAGAGCGAGAAAGATGCACCTCCCAATCAATCGACAGACGGATACGACGTTGTAGATGATATCAAAACTGCGGTCGAGAACGTTTGCCCTGGAGTTGTCTCCTGTTCTGACATTTTAGCAATTGCTTCTCAAATTCTTGTTTCTGCG AATGGAGGGCCAACGTGGGAAGCTCAATTGGGAAGAAGAGACAGTAGGACAGCCAACCGAGCTGGTACCAGTGCCATTCCAAGCTTTCTCGAAAACGTTGAGcaaatttcacaaaaatttCGCGATGCAGGATTAGATTCCACTGATCTGGTTGCTTTATCAG GTGCTCATACATTTGGCCGGGCAAGATGTTCAACTTTCGTTCACCGCCTCTACAATTTCAGCGGCACTGGCAACCCGGACCCGACCATTGAAGCCGGATACTTGGAAACCCTCCGCCAAGCATGTCCTCAAAACGGCAGCGGAGATACGTTGAATGACCTTGACCAGTCCACCCGCGATGCCTTCGACAACCACTACTTTACAAATCTCCAAAACAACCGCGGGCTTCTCCAGACCGATCAGGTGCTGTTCTCAACTAGCGGAGACACCGTTGCCATTGTGGACCGCTTTGCAAATAGCCAAAGTGACTTCTTTGATAGCTTTGGTCAGTCCATGATCAATATGGGAAATATAGCAGTTTTGACAGGCACCAATGGAGAGATTAGGACTGATTGCAGAAGGGTTAATTAA
- the LOC103415591 gene encoding peroxidase N translates to MTRSPINFSRHYSLVLITFFAFCFVVKAQLSTDFYKATCPDLFKIVRREVQNAVKSEMRMAASLLRLHFHDCFVNGCDASLLLDGTGSEKDAGPNLNSARGFEVVDRIKSSVESLCSGVVSCADILAMAARDSVLLSGGTSWKVLLGRRDGLVANQTGANRALPAPFEALDSIISKFAAVGLNVNDVVSLSGAHTIGLARCGTFRDRLFNFAGTGAPDITLEQSMLTDLQHLCPLTADGSITAPFDRKSADLFDNHYFQNLINGKGLISSDQILFSSDTAVTTGTKSLVQSYNSNINRFFADFANSMIKMGNISPLTGSAGEIRKNCRAVNA, encoded by the exons ATGACAAGGTCACCGATTAATTTTAGCCGTCATTACTCTTTGGTACTGATCACGTTCTttgccttttgttttgttgtgaaaGCCCAATTAAGTACAGATTTCTACAAGGCAACATGTCCGGATCTTTTCAAAATTGTCCGAAGAGAGGTTCAGAATGCTGTCAAGTCTGAAATGCGAATGGCTGCTTCTTTGCTGCGGCTTCACTTCCATGACTGCTTTGTGAAT GGTTGTGATGCGTCACTACTACTGGATGGAACTGGCAGTGAGAAGGATGCCGGACCAAATTTGAATTCAGCAAGAGGATTTGAAGTTGTTGACAGAATCAAGAGCTCTGTGGAGAGCTTATGTAGTGGAGTTGTGTCGTGTGCTGATATACTAGCCATGGCTGCCAGAGATTCTGTGCTCTta AGTGGAGGAACTTCATGGAAAGTTCTACTTGGAAGAAGAGATGGTCTAGTGGCAAATCAGACAGGAGCAAATAGGGCACTTCCTGCACCATTTGAAGCCCTAGACAGCATCATTTCCAAGTTTGCCGCTGTCGGCCTAAATGTCAATGACGTTGTGTCCTTATCAG GCGCCCATACAATTGGGTTGGCAAGGTGTGGCACTTTCAGAGATCGACTCTTCAACTTCGCAGGAACAGGTGCTCCTGACATTACATTGGAACAAAGCATGTTAACTGATCTACAGCACTTATGTCCGCTGACCGCTGATGGAAGCATTACCGCGCCTTTTGATCGGAAGTCAGCTGATCTATTTGACAACCATTATTTTCAGAACTTGATTAACGGGAAGGGCCTCATTAGTTCAGATCAAATTCTATTTTCAAGTGATACAGCTGTGACAACAGGGACCAAAAGTTTGGTCCAAAGCTATAACTCAAATATTAATCGTTTCTTTGCTGATTTTGCTAATTCTATGATCAAGATGGGGAATATTAGTCCTCTTACTGGGTCTGCTGGAGAGATCAGAAAGAACTGCAGGGCTGTTAATGCGTGA
- the LOC103415615 gene encoding uncharacterized protein, whose translation MNDQSKLMNRAPPMMSLSQAQVMNQPLPQMMSQPQPQMMAPSSQAMAVQQQSQLMMMKSQSQPMMMNRNYKAWPQPQPQFAAQKPPPSNLGRNNWKGKKGGDKRRMDKNVPNLPLSGQTSGGGGGGGGGYIPPTLHELQSQNRMKARKFYPKKKFNNRFAPYAPRNTTSFIIRAKKAGGIASLVSPCAVTPAVLPTPMFSPSREVLGDMAKEEWGIDGYGSMKGLIRLRSPGNDDEEGGGGSSESDVEEHVEVERRLDHDLSRFEMVYPNYSGVEYNNALENRVDDQDTHIAQLEEENLTLKERLFLMERELADLRRRMQFIERRYHVMGEVNEEVVENGSENDSDGGSDAPHMGTEGESNPEMVEYVSRDGGSRSVGPLAEDEIVRDVDVGMEEYVPDEMILRVNEANDETRNEFVGNEEVEEFKSELSPEELIGNKNEVEDKKVKDEVESRM comes from the coding sequence ATGAACGATCAGTCAAAGTTGATGAATCGAGCGCCGCCGATGATGAGTTTGAGCCAAGCTCAAGTGATGAACCAGCCGCTGCCACAGATGATGAGTCAGCCGCAGCCGCAGATGATGGCACCGTCGTCGCAGGCCATGGCGGTTCAGCAGCAATCTcagttgatgatgatgaagagtcAGTCTCAACCGATGATGATGAATCGGAACTACAAGGCTTGGCCTCAGCCGCAGCCTCAATTCGCTGCCCAAAAGCCGCCGCCGTCGAATCTTGGGCGTAACAATTGGAAAGGCAAGAAGGGCGGAGATAAGAGGAGGATGGACAAGAATGTCCCCAATTTGCCGCTGAGTGGTCAGACcagcggaggaggaggaggcggaGGAGGAGGGTACATACCGCCGACGCTTCACGAGTTACAGTCTCAGAATCGAATGAAAGCCAGGAAATTTTACCCGAAAAAGAAGTTTAACAATAGGTTTGCGCCTTACGCCCCAAGGAACACGACGTCGTTTATTATTAGAGCGAAGAAGGCCGGCGGCATAGCCTCGCTGGTTTCTCCTTGTGCTGTAACTCCGGCTGTTCTGCCCACGCCCATGTTCTCACCTTCGAGAGAGGTCTTGGGAGATATGGCGAAAGAGGAGTGGGGTATTGATGGCTATGGGTCAATGAAAGGGTTGATTCGGCTTCGGTCACCTGGAAATGATGACGAGGAGGGTGGTGGCGGATCGAGTGAGAGCGATGTGGAGGAGCATGTGGAGGTGGAGAGGAGGTTGGACCATGACTTGAGTCGGTTCGAGATGGTGTACCCGAACTACAGCGGGGTTGAGTATAACAATGCTTTGGAGAATAGGGTGGATGATCAGGATACTCATATTGCTCAATTAGAGGAAGAGAATCTAACCTTGAAGGAGAGGCTTTTCTTGATGGAGAGGGAGTTGGCGGATTTGAGAAGGAGGATGCAGTTCATTGAGAGGAGGTACCATGTGATGGGGGAGGTCAATGAAGAGGTGGTGGAAAATGGATCTGAAAATGATAGTGATGGAGGGTCGGATGCCCCTCATATGGGTACAGAGGGTGAGAGCAATCCTGAGATGGTAGAGTATGTGTCGAGAGATGGAGGAAGCAGAAGTGTTGGCCCATTGGCCGAGGATGAAATTGTTAGGGATGTTGATGTagggatggaagaatatgtgcccgatgaaatgattttgaggGTAAATGAGGCGAATGATGAAACACGAAATGAGTTTGTAGGTAACGAAGAGGTTGAGGAATTTAAGAGTGAGCTTAGCCCAGAAGAACTAATTGGAAATAAAAATGAGGTTGAAGATAAGAAAGTGAAGGATGAAGTCGAGTCAAGAATGTGA
- the LOC114823841 gene encoding callose synthase 9-like, with translation MKDKVFTFSQKLSANFRLLLRFIQGVSLLLALAGLAAAVKFTDLSIADIAIAWKPLMEKIRLWKSIRSIALLYDAWMGMLIFIPIALSSWFPFVSTFQTRLMFNQAFARGLEISLVLAGNKHNTGI, from the exons atgaaggataaa GTGTTCACCTTCAGCCAGAAGTTATCTGCTAACTTCCGGCTTCTGCTGCGTTTCATTCAAGGTGTATCCTTGTTGTTGGCGCTTGCTGGTTTAGCAGCTGCAGTTAAATTTACGGATTTGTCAATTGCAGAC ATTGCTATAGCTTGGAAACCCTTGATGGAAAAGATTCGCTTGTGGAAGTCCATTCGTTCCATTGCCCTTCTATACGACGCTTGGATGGGGATGCTCATATTCATACCCATTGCACTATCCTCCTGGTTCCCATTTGTATCGACATTCCAAACGCGGCTCATGTTCAACCAAGCTTTCGCCCGAGGGTTGGAGATCTCTCTCGTCCTTGCTGGAAACAAGCACAATACCGGAATATAG